Proteins encoded within one genomic window of Actinoplanes octamycinicus:
- a CDS encoding aKG-HExxH-type peptide beta-hydroxylase has protein sequence MRQFRLADADLAALGAGRPSADTLALLRRARLSRHLLLLREARRAVPDDPFWYVRLRALPAEESRAWSADPMTGLWAAQLLAAHRAGTPPTVGDLPDPAGHPLVTTHAGRTLRIRLDDRSPLRHLLGLPPTEPLTPERVAHWQRCLDAAWRILVSRHPDAAGTLAGVLRVIVPARPDPLAEGVSATSAEAFGAVAMSPPASGTGLTAALLHETQHSVLNAAHGLFPLVEPGAGRDYSPWREDPRPVFGILHGIYAFLAVTRFWRAELRAGPVARGASEAEFEFARWRGAVHETAGRLLGGGALTPAGARLVAALRDEVAPWLAEPVDPEVDRLAGLARDDHRARWRLRNLTVSPEAAAALGAAWRAGQPAPPVPVTVAGTERVAESSPRLRLIRALLRDSPERAAPDGDDACLRGAWRVALRAYEKRLVADRADLAAWNGLALVSPHRALRERPELVRAAALAVPGADLADLAAWLSR, from the coding sequence GTGCGCCAGTTCCGGCTCGCCGACGCGGACCTCGCCGCCCTGGGCGCCGGCCGGCCCTCGGCCGACACCCTCGCCCTGCTGCGCCGGGCTCGGCTCAGCCGCCATCTGCTCCTCTTGCGGGAGGCCCGGCGCGCGGTTCCGGACGACCCCTTCTGGTACGTACGGCTGCGCGCCCTGCCCGCCGAGGAGTCCCGTGCGTGGTCCGCCGACCCGATGACCGGACTGTGGGCCGCCCAGCTGCTGGCCGCGCATCGGGCCGGCACGCCGCCCACTGTCGGTGATCTGCCCGACCCGGCCGGGCATCCTCTGGTCACCACGCACGCCGGCCGGACGCTGCGGATCCGGCTGGACGACCGGAGCCCGCTGCGGCACCTGCTCGGCCTGCCGCCCACCGAGCCGCTCACCCCGGAACGGGTGGCGCACTGGCAGCGATGCCTGGACGCGGCCTGGCGGATCCTGGTCAGCCGCCATCCGGACGCCGCCGGGACGCTGGCCGGCGTGCTGCGGGTGATCGTGCCGGCCCGGCCGGACCCGCTCGCCGAGGGCGTCAGCGCCACCTCGGCGGAGGCGTTCGGGGCGGTCGCGATGTCCCCGCCGGCCTCCGGGACCGGGCTGACGGCAGCCCTGCTGCACGAGACCCAGCACAGCGTGCTGAACGCGGCGCACGGGCTCTTCCCGCTGGTCGAACCGGGGGCCGGGCGGGACTATTCGCCGTGGCGGGAGGATCCGCGGCCGGTCTTCGGCATCCTGCACGGGATCTACGCGTTCCTGGCGGTGACCCGGTTCTGGCGGGCCGAGCTGCGGGCCGGCCCGGTGGCACGGGGCGCGAGCGAGGCCGAGTTCGAGTTCGCCCGCTGGCGGGGCGCGGTGCACGAGACGGCCGGGCGACTGCTCGGCGGTGGGGCGCTGACCCCGGCCGGCGCCCGGCTGGTGGCCGCGCTGCGCGACGAGGTGGCGCCGTGGCTGGCCGAGCCGGTGGACCCCGAGGTGGACCGGCTGGCCGGGCTGGCCCGGGACGACCACCGGGCCCGCTGGCGGCTGCGGAACCTGACCGTGTCACCGGAGGCGGCCGCCGCGCTGGGCGCCGCGTGGCGGGCCGGGCAGCCGGCGCCACCGGTCCCGGTGACCGTGGCCGGGACGGAACGGGTGGCCGAGTCGAGCCCGCGGCTGCGGCTGATCCGGGCGCTGCTGCGGGACAGCCCGGAACGGGCGGCGCCGGACGGCGATGACGCGTGCCTGCGGGGGGCATGGCGGGTGGCGCTGCGGGCGTACGAGAAACGGCTCGTGGCGGACCGTGCCGACCTGGCGGCCTGGAACGGGCTCGCCCTCGTCTCCCCGCATCGCGCCCTGCGCGAACGGCCGGAGCTGGTCCGCGCCGCGGCGCTCGCCGTGCCCGGAGCGGACCTCGCGGACCTGGCCGCCTGGCTCTCCCGCTGA
- the fxsA gene encoding FxSxx-COOH cyclophane-containing RiPP peptide, with protein sequence METGQPHDAHAPDWRSAMIDVSESTLDELVAREDSALDHCLRRLADDLAGSSEQIAGFNSAL encoded by the coding sequence GTGGAGACGGGTCAGCCGCACGACGCACACGCGCCGGACTGGCGGTCCGCGATGATCGACGTCTCCGAGTCCACCCTGGACGAACTGGTCGCCCGCGAGGACTCCGCTCTGGATCACTGCCTGCGCCGGCTCGCCGACGACCTGGCCGGGTCCAGCGAGCAGATCGCCGGCTTCAATTCGGCGCTCTGA
- a CDS encoding DUF427 domain-containing protein: MPKAIWNDEVIAESDDTVVLEGNYYFPLASVREDVLIPSDTHTVCPWKGKASYYSLRADGQTAADAAWYYPDPKPDASAVRDRVAFRKDVKVEI; encoded by the coding sequence ATGCCGAAGGCCATCTGGAACGACGAAGTGATCGCGGAGAGCGACGACACCGTGGTGCTCGAGGGGAACTATTACTTCCCGCTCGCCTCGGTCCGTGAGGACGTCCTCATCCCCTCCGACACGCACACCGTCTGCCCGTGGAAGGGCAAGGCCTCCTACTACTCCCTACGAGCTGACGGGCAGACCGCCGCGGACGCCGCCTGGTATTACCCGGACCCGAAACCGGATGCCTCGGCGGTCCGGGACCGGGTGGCCTTCCGCAAGGACGTGAAGGTGGAGATCTGA
- a CDS encoding GAF domain-containing SpoIIE family protein phosphatase, which translates to MGPPETDDRVRRAPADRPAAPVTWQATGRGAMVLQWDVIGDTEQSVLADPVRLRSVRQLGRPGPDEAFDRVAMLVRKLVDAPLGVVCLVDAEEQFLAGQVGMPEPFASERAMPLTHSFSRHVVVAGEMLVIPDVRDDPRMRGNPSIEQLTAIAYAGAPITDPDGLVVGVLCAVDHEPRDWTPSEITLLTELAAVCSSEVCLRIARASAEEAQRAAESAHQQLELLTDLTESLAATMDITEAMRRLGRIVTTRLADWCVVTYADEPGTEPHVSAAHRDPARAADMARLADLAARSRTDLQAIVLAARRHGRPVRRADGPARLRGRLSDAEIAAIATSAGLGSSMVAPIISPVRRRVMGAVLLVNGPDRPSFSAAEERVAAEIGRRAGLAVENSRLYREQRHVAEVLQRSLLTELPALPGVELHARYLPAQDGAAVGGDWYDAFAQPDGSALVAVGDVAGHDIEAAATMGQLRNLVRGDAYGRTDDPGVLLTHLDHALHGLRVPAAATAVLARVRQSWSGYQISFANAGHPPPLLLLPDGRVQVWWVPPEPLLGLPQQDPRTTTTRYVPPGSTLVLYTDGLVEDRDQLLDDGVARLAEVLRHCAVYPGDELCARLLEVAPRRSDDIALLLVRLTG; encoded by the coding sequence ATGGGACCTCCGGAAACGGATGATCGGGTCCGCCGCGCGCCCGCCGACCGGCCCGCCGCGCCGGTAACCTGGCAGGCAACCGGCCGGGGGGCGATGGTGCTGCAGTGGGACGTCATCGGCGACACCGAGCAGAGTGTGCTCGCCGATCCCGTGCGCCTGCGTTCGGTCCGGCAGCTGGGGCGTCCCGGGCCGGATGAGGCGTTCGACCGGGTGGCGATGCTGGTCCGCAAGCTGGTCGACGCGCCGCTCGGGGTGGTCTGCCTGGTCGACGCCGAGGAGCAGTTCCTGGCCGGGCAGGTCGGCATGCCGGAGCCGTTCGCCAGCGAGCGCGCCATGCCGCTGACCCACTCGTTCAGCCGGCACGTGGTGGTCGCCGGCGAGATGCTGGTGATCCCGGACGTGCGCGACGACCCGCGGATGCGCGGCAACCCGTCGATCGAGCAGCTCACCGCGATCGCGTACGCCGGCGCCCCGATCACCGACCCGGACGGGCTGGTGGTGGGCGTGCTGTGCGCCGTCGACCACGAGCCACGGGACTGGACGCCGAGCGAGATCACGCTGCTCACCGAGCTGGCCGCGGTCTGCTCGTCGGAGGTGTGCCTGCGGATCGCCCGGGCCTCCGCCGAGGAGGCGCAGCGGGCCGCCGAGTCCGCCCACCAGCAGCTGGAGCTGCTCACCGACCTGACCGAGTCGCTGGCCGCGACGATGGACATCACCGAGGCGATGCGCCGGCTCGGCCGGATCGTCACCACCCGGCTGGCCGACTGGTGCGTGGTCACCTACGCCGACGAGCCCGGCACCGAGCCGCACGTCAGCGCGGCCCACCGGGACCCGGCGCGGGCCGCCGACATGGCCCGGCTGGCCGACCTGGCCGCCCGGTCCCGCACCGACCTGCAGGCGATCGTGCTGGCCGCCCGCCGGCACGGCCGCCCGGTCCGCCGCGCCGACGGCCCGGCCCGGTTGCGCGGCCGGCTCAGCGACGCGGAGATCGCCGCGATCGCCACCTCGGCCGGTCTCGGGTCGTCGATGGTGGCCCCGATCATCTCCCCGGTCCGGCGCCGGGTGATGGGCGCGGTGCTGCTGGTCAACGGGCCGGACCGGCCGTCGTTCAGCGCCGCCGAGGAGCGCGTCGCCGCCGAGATCGGCCGGCGCGCCGGGCTCGCCGTGGAGAACAGCCGGCTCTACCGCGAGCAGCGGCACGTCGCCGAGGTGCTGCAGCGCAGCCTGCTCACCGAGCTGCCCGCGCTGCCCGGCGTCGAGCTGCACGCCCGCTACCTGCCGGCCCAGGACGGCGCCGCGGTCGGCGGCGACTGGTACGACGCCTTCGCCCAGCCGGACGGCAGCGCGCTGGTCGCGGTCGGCGACGTGGCCGGCCACGACATCGAGGCCGCGGCCACCATGGGCCAGCTGCGCAACCTGGTGCGCGGCGACGCCTACGGCCGCACCGACGACCCAGGCGTCCTGCTCACCCATCTCGACCACGCCCTGCACGGCCTGCGCGTCCCGGCCGCCGCCACCGCGGTGCTGGCCCGGGTCCGCCAGTCCTGGTCCGGCTACCAGATCAGCTTCGCGAACGCCGGCCATCCGCCGCCGCTGCTGCTCCTGCCGGACGGCCGGGTCCAGGTCTGGTGGGTCCCGCCGGAGCCGTTGCTCGGCCTCCCGCAGCAGGACCCGCGCACCACCACGACGCGCTACGTCCCGCCCGGCTCGACCCTGGTGCTCTACACCGACGGCTTGGTCGAGGACCGCGACCAGCTGCTGGACGACGGGGTGGCCCGGCTCGCCGAGGTCCTCCGGCACTGCGCGGTCTATCCCGGGGACGAGTTGTGCGCCCGGCTGCTGGAGGTCGCCCCGCGCCGGAGCGACGACATCGCCCTGCTCCTGGTCCGGCTGACCGGCTGA
- a CDS encoding bifunctional DNA primase/polymerase, translating to MSLTAALAYARHGIPVLPVHTPGRDGVCSCHRGARCDSPGKHPLLRHGVTEASTDPRRIELWWAHWPRANVGLRTGVVMDVADIDSAAGWHGLRHLLGDEIPPGPQVRTGGGGRHLWFHPTGYGNRVRLLPGLDWRGAGGYVLAPPSRHAGGAGYTWIHRPGPELPVSPPALRELIAGPPPAPLPAVAHPDRYAEAALESAVGRVSQAAVGCRNDTLNREAFALGRFVGAGLLDAGTVRRQLEVAARSAGLGRQEIRGTIRSGLDAGRRQPFDHAA from the coding sequence ATGTCGCTCACGGCCGCTTTGGCGTACGCCCGGCACGGCATCCCCGTCCTGCCGGTGCACACGCCTGGCCGGGATGGTGTCTGTTCCTGCCACCGGGGAGCGCGCTGCGACAGTCCCGGCAAGCATCCGCTGCTGCGGCACGGCGTGACCGAGGCCAGCACCGATCCCCGCCGGATCGAGCTCTGGTGGGCGCACTGGCCGCGGGCCAACGTGGGCCTGCGCACCGGCGTGGTGATGGACGTCGCCGACATCGACTCGGCGGCCGGCTGGCACGGGCTGCGCCACCTGCTCGGCGACGAGATCCCGCCGGGCCCGCAGGTGCGCACCGGCGGTGGCGGCCGTCACCTGTGGTTCCACCCGACCGGTTACGGCAACCGGGTGCGCCTGCTCCCCGGCCTGGACTGGCGCGGCGCCGGCGGCTATGTGCTGGCCCCGCCGTCCCGGCACGCCGGTGGCGCCGGCTACACCTGGATCCACCGGCCCGGGCCGGAGCTGCCGGTCAGCCCGCCGGCGCTGCGCGAGCTGATCGCCGGGCCGCCACCGGCTCCGCTGCCCGCGGTGGCGCACCCGGACCGGTACGCCGAGGCGGCCCTGGAGTCCGCCGTCGGCCGGGTGTCGCAGGCCGCCGTCGGCTGCCGCAACGACACGCTGAACCGGGAGGCCTTCGCGCTGGGCCGGTTCGTCGGGGCCGGTCTGCTCGACGCCGGCACGGTCCGCCGGCAGCTGGAGGTGGCGGCCCGGTCGGCCGGGCTGGGCCGGCAGGAGATCCGTGGCACGATCCGGTCCGGCCTGGACGCCGGGCGCCGGCAGCCGTTCGACCACGCGGCCTGA
- a CDS encoding beta family protein — protein sequence MTPDGAYRPILRPRRGEFTALAHLSPDEAARVQPIVELDPAISILPLVRELPPRTGTLALDFGEVPITVEQPLTLAERLARLGVTMVPVLRPYESGRRLVAHGLAARMHRRRAILRLQPHVDAGNPAQADAVTDRVLATTALDPEEVDLLIDLAGTACQSHADAVEERARRVLRWARTMPWRSVSVASGAMPPNLDDLPTDRPVAVGRLDARVWARLGEPGIGYADYGVTSPVRRLGVQHHRQLPTLRYTTEREWWIYRWARRGGRSDDRCHDLCRTLVTSAQWPAAGAKFSWGDAEIARRARTARGAGSSASWIAWSTSHHISHVLRTLPAQ from the coding sequence ATGACACCCGACGGGGCTTATCGACCGATTCTTCGGCCACGTCGCGGCGAGTTCACGGCGCTGGCGCACCTCTCCCCGGACGAGGCCGCCCGGGTGCAGCCGATCGTCGAGCTGGACCCGGCGATCAGCATCCTGCCGCTGGTCCGGGAGCTGCCGCCGCGCACCGGGACGCTGGCGCTCGACTTCGGCGAGGTGCCGATCACCGTGGAGCAGCCGCTCACCCTGGCGGAGCGGCTGGCCCGGCTCGGCGTGACGATGGTGCCGGTGCTCCGGCCGTACGAAAGCGGTCGTCGCCTGGTGGCCCACGGTCTGGCCGCGCGGATGCACCGTCGCCGGGCGATCCTGCGGCTCCAGCCGCACGTCGACGCCGGCAACCCGGCCCAGGCGGACGCGGTCACCGATCGGGTGCTGGCCACCACGGCACTCGATCCGGAGGAGGTCGACCTGCTCATCGACCTGGCCGGGACCGCCTGCCAGTCGCACGCCGACGCGGTCGAGGAGCGAGCCCGCCGGGTGCTGCGCTGGGCCCGGACCATGCCGTGGCGCTCGGTGAGCGTGGCCTCCGGCGCGATGCCGCCCAACCTGGACGACCTGCCGACCGACCGCCCGGTGGCGGTGGGCCGGCTGGACGCCCGGGTGTGGGCGCGGCTGGGCGAGCCCGGGATCGGATACGCGGACTACGGCGTCACCTCGCCGGTCCGGCGGCTCGGCGTGCAGCATCACCGGCAGCTGCCGACGTTGCGGTACACGACCGAGCGGGAGTGGTGGATCTACCGCTGGGCGCGGCGTGGCGGGCGCAGCGACGACCGGTGCCACGACCTGTGCCGGACCCTGGTCACCTCGGCGCAGTGGCCGGCGGCCGGCGCGAAGTTCTCCTGGGGTGATGCCGAGATCGCCCGGCGGGCCCGGACCGCCCGGGGCGCGGGCAGCTCGGCGAGCTGGATCGCGTGGAGCACCTCGCACCACATCTCGCATGTGCTGCGGACCCTGCCGGCCCAGTGA
- a CDS encoding AAA family ATPase, giving the protein MTAISPAEEAATVIAAVLGDLRSGRHRGVVVDSPPGAGKSTLVVRAAGELAATGAPLMIVAQTNEQVDDLIERLGTRSPEVTVGRLSAVDYERTDRVKDHPNCRVAAKVPDLAAPAITIGTAAKWATVAEGSWPWAIVDEAYQMRSDALLRVAPRFERALFVGDPGQLDPFSTVEVERWTGLSWDPMQSAVAVLLRHNPELPVHRLPVSWRLPASAAPVVAEAFYPFTGFRSGTGPGDRTLRFERAAETSLDQVLDTAAATGWGLHELPARFTVRTDAEAAAACAQLAARALARGGVAESEAGTGALTPARIAVGAAHRDQAAAIRALLPPEAAGITVDTANRLQGREYDLTVVLHPLSGRRDATAFHLESGRLCVLTSRHRHACVVVARAGIPELLDAHPSTEPVHLNVPVKFPDGWEANQSMLAHLYRP; this is encoded by the coding sequence GTGACTGCGATCAGCCCGGCCGAGGAGGCCGCCACCGTGATCGCCGCGGTGCTCGGCGACCTGCGTTCCGGCCGGCACCGGGGCGTCGTCGTCGACTCGCCGCCCGGCGCCGGCAAGTCGACCCTGGTGGTCCGCGCGGCCGGCGAGCTGGCCGCGACCGGCGCGCCCCTGATGATCGTGGCGCAGACCAACGAGCAGGTGGACGACCTGATCGAGCGGCTCGGCACGCGGTCCCCGGAGGTGACCGTCGGCCGGCTCTCCGCGGTGGACTACGAGCGCACCGACCGGGTGAAGGACCATCCGAACTGCCGGGTCGCCGCCAAGGTGCCCGATCTGGCCGCCCCGGCGATCACCATCGGCACCGCGGCCAAGTGGGCCACCGTCGCCGAGGGCAGCTGGCCGTGGGCGATCGTCGACGAGGCCTATCAGATGCGGTCGGACGCGCTGCTGCGGGTCGCGCCCCGGTTCGAGCGGGCGCTGTTCGTGGGCGACCCCGGCCAGCTCGACCCGTTCTCCACGGTCGAGGTGGAGCGCTGGACCGGCCTGTCCTGGGACCCGATGCAGAGCGCCGTCGCGGTGCTGCTCCGGCACAACCCGGAGCTGCCGGTGCACCGGCTGCCGGTGTCCTGGCGGCTGCCGGCGTCGGCGGCGCCGGTGGTGGCCGAGGCGTTCTACCCGTTCACCGGTTTCCGCTCCGGCACCGGCCCGGGCGACCGCACGCTGCGCTTCGAGCGGGCCGCCGAGACGTCACTGGACCAGGTGCTGGACACCGCGGCGGCGACCGGCTGGGGGCTGCACGAGTTGCCCGCCCGGTTCACCGTGCGGACCGACGCCGAGGCGGCCGCGGCCTGCGCCCAGCTCGCCGCCCGGGCGCTGGCCCGCGGCGGGGTGGCCGAGTCGGAGGCCGGCACCGGCGCGCTGACCCCGGCCCGGATCGCGGTCGGCGCCGCGCACCGGGACCAGGCCGCCGCGATCCGCGCGCTGCTGCCGCCGGAGGCGGCCGGCATCACCGTGGACACCGCCAACCGCCTCCAGGGCCGGGAGTACGACCTGACCGTGGTCCTGCACCCGCTCTCCGGCCGGCGCGACGCGACCGCCTTCCACCTGGAGTCCGGGCGGCTCTGCGTGCTCACCTCGCGGCACCGGCACGCCTGCGTGGTGGTGGCCCGAGCCGGCATCCCGGAGCTGCTCGACGCGCACCCGTCGACCGAGCCGGTGCACCTGAACGTCCCGGTCAAGTTCCCGGACGGCTGGGAGGCGAACCAATCGATGCTGGCGCATTTATACCGGCCGTAA
- a CDS encoding SDR family oxidoreductase, which produces MAETSSFVVTGGGRGIGRAIAERLVGERDTVVVLDADPAALGWIDQHPGGARIIPVLGDATDQATAERAARTAASAAPLRGWVNNAAIFPTAWLHETPAAEVSALIRRNLDLTLTGCAAALSVFLADPAGSGQPAAPAGSADAGDRGPGTEPVGSAGASGRGLGVAPVGSAGGADRGLSAALDESAAGVDPRGGAIVNVSSHQAQRAVRGALPYATAKAAIEGLTRALAVDYGPFGVRVNAVALGSFATERSAAYLKNLPEADRLAFHREIGLLQPLGRMGRPSEVAEVVAFLLSDAAAFLNGAIIPLDGGRSAVGRDPEEA; this is translated from the coding sequence ATGGCGGAGACCTCTTCGTTCGTGGTGACCGGGGGTGGCCGCGGGATCGGGCGGGCGATTGCCGAGCGGCTGGTCGGTGAGCGGGACACCGTCGTCGTCCTGGATGCCGATCCGGCGGCGCTGGGCTGGATCGACCAGCATCCGGGAGGGGCGCGGATCATTCCGGTGCTCGGTGACGCCACCGATCAGGCGACCGCTGAGCGCGCCGCCCGGACTGCGGCCTCCGCCGCCCCGCTGCGCGGCTGGGTCAACAACGCCGCGATCTTCCCTACGGCCTGGCTGCACGAGACACCGGCCGCCGAGGTGAGCGCCTTGATCCGGCGCAACCTCGACCTGACGCTGACCGGCTGCGCCGCCGCCCTCAGCGTCTTCCTCGCGGATCCGGCCGGCTCCGGACAGCCCGCCGCGCCGGCTGGATCGGCTGATGCTGGAGATCGGGGACCTGGCACCGAGCCGGTTGGATCGGCTGGTGCTTCAGGTCGGGGACTTGGCGTCGCGCCGGTTGGATCGGCTGGTGGCGCAGATCGGGGGCTTTCCGCCGCACTGGATGAGTCGGCGGCGGGAGTGGACCCGCGGGGTGGGGCGATTGTGAACGTCTCGTCGCATCAGGCGCAGCGGGCGGTGCGGGGTGCGTTGCCCTACGCCACGGCGAAGGCGGCGATTGAAGGCTTGACCAGGGCGTTGGCTGTTGACTACGGGCCGTTCGGGGTGCGGGTGAACGCGGTTGCGCTGGGGTCGTTTGCCACGGAGCGCTCGGCGGCGTACCTCAAGAATCTGCCGGAGGCGGACCGCCTTGCCTTTCACCGGGAGATCGGGCTTCTGCAACCGCTCGGGCGGATGGGGCGGCCCAGCGAGGTCGCCGAGGTGGTGGCGTTCCTGCTGTCCGACGCGGCTGCCTTCCTGAACGGCGCGATCATCCCGCTGGACGGCGGCCGCTCCGCTGTCGGCCGCGACCCCGAAGAAGCCTGA